The Podospora pseudocomata strain CBS 415.72m chromosome 1 map unlocalized CBS415.72m_1, whole genome shotgun sequence genome has a segment encoding these proteins:
- a CDS encoding uncharacterized protein (EggNog:ENOG503P4YF): protein MAVHSALRAWLEDLHIAGIDLEEYGKATKAVFVDTGILQSRVWPVEPMCLPVQPEFEYVWKDIIYGPYPRDWLLVFEWDIAWEDFLRDFWEWIENPPMNIPGSWID from the coding sequence ATGGCAGTCCACTCGGCTCTCCGTGCCTGGCTCGAAGATTTGCATATTGCGGGGATAGATCTGGAGGAGTATGGTAAGGCTACAAAAGCAGTGTTTGTCGACACTGGTATCTTGCAGTCTAGGGTGTGGCCGGTGGAACCGATGTGTTTACCAGTACAGCCGGAGTTCGAATATGTGTGGAAGGATATCATCTATGGGCCATACCCTAGGGATTGGTTGCTTGTATTTGAGTGGGATATCGCTTGGGAGGACTTTTTAAGGGATTTCTGGGAATGGATTGAGAACCCTCCCATGAACATTCCTGGCTCTTGGATAGATTAG
- a CDS encoding uncharacterized protein (COG:O; EggNog:ENOG503NUV2): MKFSALSLGLLALLTPLSAAWTKEDREIFRVRDELLAHEGPEVTFYDFLGVKKGASHEDINKAYKKKSRELHPDKVRQQLQAQRIKANKENAKKSGGKPGVHVTKQPTSHELKVAIKRASERQARLSIVADVLRGPGRDRYDYFLTNGFPTWKGTEYYYNRYRPGLGTAIFGVFLVAGGGAHYLALYMSWKRQREFVERYITFARRAAWGDNLGLNIPGVDGEPAAAPPPPPPQQVYEDEDGRQIPINRKMRRMQERETKKEAKDKSAGRKTRRGRDTKPASASASGSATPQPQPEGQGPTGVKRRVVAENGKVLVVDSVGAVFLEQEDEDGNVGEYLLDPNEIAKPTFKDTAVVRLPFWVYDLTIGRVFKKRTADDEFEEEIDEPTETEVVNDDEDSEPGRLTPSTGSAEDFELLEKSVDSLGQAKASGTQKAGGNKASKRKNKKR, translated from the exons ATGAAATTCTCTGCTCTTTCCCTAGGCCTGTTGGCCCTCCTAACGCCGCTGAGTGCGGCATGGACCAAAGAAG ATCGCGAAATCTTCCGTGTCCGCGATGAACTCCTTGCGCATGAAGGTCCCGAAGTGACTTTTTACGATTTTCTTGGTGTCAAGAAGGGCGCAAGCCACGAGGACATCAACAAAGCCTACAAGAAGAAGTCAAGAGAGCTCCATCCCGACAAAGTCAGACAGCAGCTCCAGGCCCAGCgcatcaaggccaacaagGAGAACGCCAAGAAGTCGGGAGGTAAGCCCGGTGTGCATGTGACGAAGCAGCCTACCTCTCATGAGCTCAAGGTTGCCATCAAGCGCGCCTCAGAGCGCCAGGCTCGTCTTTCCATCGTTGCCGATGTCCTCCGCGGCCCTGGGCGTGACCGATATGACTACTTCCTCACCAATGGCTTCCCTACCTGGAAGGGCACCGAGTACTACTACAACCGCTATCGCCCCGGCCTTGGCACTGCTATCTTCggcgtcttcctcgtcgccggtggtggcgcgCATTATCTCGCCCTTTACATGAGCTGGAAGCGCCAACGCGAGTTTGTGGAGCGCTATATCACGTTTGCGCGCCGTGCTGCTTGGGGCGACAACCTTGGCCTCAACATTCctggcgttgatggcgaGCCTGCCGCcgctcccccccctccccctcctcaacaggtgtacgaagacgaagacggtCGCCAGATTCCCATCAACCGCAAGATGCGTCGCATGCAAGAGCGCGAGACAaagaaggaggccaaggatAAGAGCGCCGGGCGCAAGACCCGCCGTGGACGTGACACCAAGCCCGCCTCGGCCTCTGCTTCCGGATCAGCGACTCCCCAGCCGCAGCCCGAGGGACAGGGTCCCACTGGAGTCAAAAGGCGTGTCGTTGCGGAGAATGGCAAGGTTCTCGTTGTTGACTCGGTGGGCGCCGTCTTCCTGGAacaggaggatgaggatggcaatGTGGGCGAGTACCTTTTGGAC CCCAATGAGATCGCCAAACCTACCTTCAAGGACACCGCCGTGGTTCGCCTGCCTTTCTGGGTTTATGATCTGACCATCGGACGCGTGTTTAAGAAGCGCACTGCGGatgacgagtttgaggaagAGATCGACGAGCCCACCGAGACCGAGGTCGTcaatgacgacgaggattCTGAGCCCGGAAGACTCACTCCCTCCACCGGCTCTGCCGAGGAttttgagcttctcgagaagTCGGTCGACTCTCTGGGTCAGGCTAAGGCAAGCGGTACCCAGAAGGCGGGCGGCAACAAGGCGAGCAAGcgcaagaacaagaagaggtGA
- a CDS encoding uncharacterized protein (COG:O; EggNog:ENOG503P0U5) translates to MAAKAGRPPNYYAILEVPETASTTQIRDAYKRAALKTHPDRIPADHPDRPERTRKFQLVNDAYYTLSDPTRRREYDAQRKLFSGPSSSRPTPGGFDPFADAEESASDQQQQGQQPNFYSWAWNFFTNQSQGAKNQHNQEESRQQAENEQFADVFEEMLREEGMADPSHNNRPTGKFWGTLGGISGGALGFIMANVPGMVAGAVAGNRLGAVRDAKGKSVYAVFQELPQADRARLLSQLAAKVLSHTVGI, encoded by the exons ATGGCAGCAAAAGCCGGCCGGCCTCCCAACTACT ATGCCATCCTCGAGGTCCCAGAaaccgcctccaccacccagaTCCGCGATGCCTATAAACG cgCTGCCTTAAAAACCCACCCCGACCGCATCCCGGCCGACCACCCTGACCGTCCCGAACGAACCCGCAAATTTCAGCTCGTCAACGACGCATACTACACCCTCTCCGATCccacccgccgccgcgaATACGACGCCCAGCGCAAACTCTTCTCCggccccagctcctcccgCCCCACGCCCGGCGGCTTCGACCCCTTCGCCGACGCCGAAGAGTCCGCTTCCgaccagcaacagcaaggaCAGCAGCCAAACTTCTACTCCTGGGCCTGGaacttcttcaccaaccaaaGCCAGGGCGCCAAAAACCAGCACAACCAGGAAGAATCTCGCCAGCAAGCTGAGAATGAGCAGTTCGCCGATGTCTTCGAAGAGATGCTCCGGGAGGAGGGCATGGCCGATCCGTCGCACAACAACAGGCCGACGGGCAAGTTTTGGGGCACGCTGGGCGGTATCAGTGGTGGCGCGCTAGGGTTTATTATGGCCAATGTACCTGGTatggttgctggtgctgtggCTGGCAACAGGCTCGGCGCGGTGAGGGATGCCAAGGGGAAGAGTGTGTATGCGGTCTTTCAG GAACTGCCACAGGCGGATCGAGCAAGGCTTCTTAGTCAGTTAGCCGCGAAGGTGTTGAGCCATACGGTGGGGATTTGA